The following are from one region of the Tenacibaculum dicentrarchi genome:
- a CDS encoding OmpA family protein, giving the protein MKKIIYILILLISTASLGQRKYAADRYYKEFAYKKASELYESIYKKGDNSYLVLSRLADAQYFNFEFTKAEKYYAKLMELHEENVSSKHLFRYSQVLKTNGKIAESDTWLLKLKGENSSDSRVKSLENNKDYFAEYSNTKKTYINIHNVSSNTKYSDFGGFIYDDALYFASTKPKNKRDKKLYKWNKQPFLNIYKAKQNNIVSKKMLDLEKSEMLEGLSSKYHESNIIITKNGKKAYFTRDNYDGRKLKGDEDQVSHLKIYSADKIGEIWGNVQELPFNSNDYSCGHPALSLDEETLYFVSDMPNGFGGTDIYKARILGDNKFGKSINLGSEINTESREMFPFIGTNNELYFSSNGHLGLGALDVFEAKYVEGKYENPVNLGSPINSAFDDFSFVINQKHSHGFFSSNRKNGKGDDDIYSFIIYQCKEDIKGVISDSRTGEPISNVVVQLMNPKGEVVSSLKTGRTGSYIFKQRDCEHNFVVVASKEGYKNVNEQAATLDVNQQDVIVNLNLQSLIVGNQIVINPIYFDFDLWNIREDAEYELEDIVSVMNTYPELVIKIESHTDSRGSKTYNRNLSDRRAKSTRDYIISRGIASNRIESAIGFGEDDLLNDCDDANSKKCTEEEHQKNRRSYFYIVKGNEIVKAVNE; this is encoded by the coding sequence ATGAAAAAAATAATATACATACTAATTTTATTAATAAGCACAGCTAGTTTAGGGCAACGTAAATATGCTGCAGATAGATATTATAAAGAATTTGCCTATAAAAAAGCTTCCGAATTATATGAGTCAATTTATAAAAAAGGCGATAATTCTTATTTAGTATTAAGTCGTTTAGCAGATGCTCAATATTTCAATTTTGAATTTACAAAAGCAGAAAAGTATTATGCAAAATTAATGGAACTTCACGAAGAAAACGTTTCTTCTAAACATTTATTTAGATACTCTCAAGTATTGAAAACGAATGGTAAAATAGCTGAATCTGATACTTGGTTGTTAAAGTTAAAAGGAGAAAATAGCAGTGATAGTAGAGTTAAATCATTAGAGAATAATAAAGATTATTTTGCAGAATATTCCAATACAAAAAAAACGTATATTAATATTCATAATGTATCAAGCAATACAAAATATTCTGATTTTGGTGGTTTTATTTATGATGACGCACTTTATTTTGCATCAACGAAACCAAAAAATAAAAGAGATAAAAAGTTATATAAATGGAATAAACAACCATTTTTGAACATCTATAAGGCAAAGCAAAATAATATAGTATCTAAAAAAATGCTAGATTTAGAGAAATCAGAAATGCTTGAAGGATTAAGTTCAAAATATCATGAATCTAATATAATTATCACAAAAAACGGAAAAAAAGCCTATTTTACAAGAGATAATTACGATGGAAGAAAATTAAAAGGTGATGAAGATCAAGTATCTCATCTTAAAATTTACAGTGCCGATAAAATAGGTGAAATATGGGGTAATGTTCAAGAATTACCTTTTAATAGCAATGATTATTCATGTGGTCATCCAGCTTTAAGTTTAGATGAAGAAACTTTATATTTTGTATCAGATATGCCAAATGGATTTGGAGGTACTGATATTTATAAAGCAAGAATTTTAGGCGATAATAAATTTGGAAAATCAATCAATCTAGGAAGTGAAATTAATACAGAAAGTAGAGAAATGTTTCCATTTATCGGAACAAACAACGAGTTGTATTTTTCGTCAAATGGTCATTTAGGTTTAGGAGCTTTAGATGTTTTTGAAGCAAAATACGTTGAAGGGAAATATGAAAATCCTGTAAATTTAGGAAGTCCAATAAACAGTGCATTTGATGATTTTTCATTTGTAATAAACCAAAAACATTCCCACGGATTTTTCTCATCAAACCGCAAAAATGGAAAGGGAGATGATGATATTTATAGTTTTATAATTTATCAATGTAAAGAGGATATCAAAGGAGTAATTAGTGATTCTCGTACAGGAGAACCAATTTCTAATGTTGTTGTTCAATTAATGAATCCAAAAGGAGAAGTTGTATCATCATTAAAAACAGGACGTACAGGTTCTTATATTTTTAAACAGAGAGATTGTGAGCATAATTTTGTAGTTGTAGCATCAAAAGAAGGCTATAAAAATGTAAATGAACAAGCAGCAACCCTTGATGTTAATCAGCAAGATGTTATTGTAAATCTTAATTTACAGTCATTAATAGTAGGAAATCAGATAGTAATTAATCCTATTTATTTTGATTTTGATTTATGGAACATTCGAGAAGATGCCGAATATGAACTAGAAGATATTGTAAGTGTAATGAATACGTATCCTGAATTAGTTATCAAAATAGAGTCTCATACTGATAGTCGTGGAAGTAAAACTTACAATAGAAATTTATCTGATCGAAGAGCAAAATCAACGCGCGATTATATAATTTCAAGAGGAATTGCATCAAACAGAATAGAAAGTGCGATTGGTTTTGGAGAGGACGATTTATTAAATGATTGTGATGATGCCAACAGTAAAAAATGTACGGAAGAAGAGCATCAGAAAAACAGGCGTTCTTATTTTTATATTGTTAAAGGAAATGAAATTGTAAAGGCAGTAAATGAGTAA
- a CDS encoding DUF4184 family protein yields MPFTFSHPAIVMPLKNIFGKWISLTAVIIGSLTPDFEYFLRMKIQSNFSHTILGTLWFNLPLGLLLCFIFHLIIKTPLLENSPKYIQTRTTDLKDLNWNNYFIKNWFIVCLSILIGAYSHILWDSFTHQNTFFTSYFKLNKKILNSPISYFKILQHLSTLLGGLFIIWSLKKIEKKNIKEYKPNPTYWIAISLVTITILIIRFSIGLKITAYGNIIVSIITAIMIAITTVSFFFLNKKEIGYKPKNTKY; encoded by the coding sequence ATGCCGTTTACCTTTTCACACCCAGCAATTGTTATGCCTCTTAAAAATATCTTTGGAAAATGGATTTCTTTGACCGCAGTAATAATTGGTAGTTTAACACCTGATTTTGAATATTTCTTGCGGATGAAAATTCAAAGTAACTTCAGTCATACCATACTTGGAACACTTTGGTTTAACCTTCCCTTAGGGCTCCTATTATGTTTTATTTTTCATCTTATCATTAAAACACCGTTACTAGAAAATTCACCTAAATATATTCAAACACGAACAACTGATTTAAAAGATTTAAACTGGAATAATTATTTTATTAAAAATTGGTTTATTGTTTGTTTATCTATTTTGATCGGAGCATATTCGCACATACTTTGGGATTCTTTTACACATCAAAATACCTTTTTCACAAGCTATTTTAAACTGAATAAAAAAATATTAAATTCTCCAATTTCATACTTTAAAATACTACAACATTTAAGTACGTTACTAGGTGGTTTATTTATTATTTGGTCTTTAAAAAAAATAGAAAAAAAGAATATAAAAGAATATAAACCTAACCCTACTTACTGGATAGCTATCAGTTTAGTAACAATTACTATTTTAATAATACGGTTTTCTATCGGCTTAAAAATAACCGCATACGGAAACATCATTGTAAGCATAATTACCGCTATAATGATCGCTATAACAACAGTTTCTTTTTTCTTTTTGAACAAGAAGGAAATTGGTTATAAACCAAAAAACACGAAGTATTAA
- a CDS encoding START-like domain-containing protein has translation MTKVKYELEFPIHASPSMLFNSLATPSGLEEWFADSVNSRGKLITFTWDGSEEEAKILAKKANERIKYKWIESEGDESYFEFLIQVDALTKDVAVIITDFADDQDDLEEAKMLWESQIESLKNSIGA, from the coding sequence ATGACAAAAGTTAAATACGAATTAGAATTTCCTATACACGCATCACCAAGTATGCTGTTTAATAGTTTAGCAACCCCTTCAGGATTAGAAGAATGGTTTGCTGATAGCGTTAATTCTCGTGGGAAATTAATTACTTTTACTTGGGATGGCTCAGAAGAGGAGGCTAAAATTTTAGCAAAAAAAGCAAATGAGCGCATAAAATACAAATGGATTGAAAGTGAAGGTGATGAAAGTTATTTTGAATTTTTAATACAGGTAGATGCATTAACTAAAGATGTAGCTGTTATTATTACTGATTTTGCTGATGATCAAGACGATCTTGAGGAAGCAAAAATGTTATGGGAAAGTCAAATTGAAAGCTTAAAAAATAGTATAGGAGCTTAG
- a CDS encoding aminotransferase class IV, translating to MINFNGKIIPKTALQLSNDNRAFKYGDAIFETVRVLNTKVVFMEDHYFRLMASMRMLRMKIPMKFTLEFLQEEILKVTNELPKSLNYRVRLTVYRKDGGLYNPLSNDIDYLIEASEFHPIEKTSYKIDLYKDFYNYSGLLSTIKTTNRMLNTLSAVFANENDLDNCILLNERKGVVEATNGNIFVIKDEVIKTPALTEGCIRGVTRKKVLEILEKHPNYTVEETVISPFELQKADEIFITNAIIGIQSVTNYRKKVFTSEITNKIKSSLKLLAITG from the coding sequence ATGATCAATTTTAACGGGAAAATAATACCAAAAACAGCATTACAATTATCTAATGATAATAGAGCTTTTAAATATGGTGATGCTATTTTTGAAACGGTAAGAGTTTTAAATACAAAGGTTGTTTTTATGGAAGATCATTATTTTAGATTAATGGCTTCAATGAGAATGCTACGTATGAAAATTCCAATGAAATTTACACTTGAATTTTTACAAGAAGAAATTTTAAAGGTAACAAATGAACTTCCTAAATCGTTAAATTATAGGGTTCGATTAACTGTTTATAGAAAGGATGGCGGTTTGTATAACCCACTATCAAATGATATTGATTATTTAATTGAAGCAAGTGAGTTCCATCCGATAGAAAAAACGAGTTATAAAATAGATTTATATAAAGATTTTTATAATTATTCGGGGTTGTTATCAACTATAAAAACAACTAACAGAATGCTAAATACCTTGTCAGCTGTTTTTGCTAATGAAAATGATTTAGACAACTGTATATTACTTAACGAACGTAAAGGAGTTGTTGAGGCTACTAATGGGAATATTTTTGTAATAAAAGATGAAGTTATAAAAACACCCGCTTTAACGGAGGGATGTATAAGAGGAGTTACTAGAAAGAAAGTGTTAGAAATTTTAGAAAAACATCCTAATTATACTGTTGAAGAAACCGTTATTTCTCCATTTGAATTACAAAAAGCAGATGAAATTTTTATAACAAATGCTATTATTGGTATTCAATCAGTTACTAATTATCGAAAAAAAGTATTTACATCAGAAATAACTAATAAAATAAAGAGCAGCCTTAAATTATTAGCTATTACTGGTTAA
- a CDS encoding YqgE/AlgH family protein, which translates to MVALKPKKGRLLIAEPTILNDSSFKRTIILLTEHTSKSSVGFILNRPLQHTLNDLVPEIDCDFRVYQGGPVEQDNLYFIHKVPQLIPNSIEVANGIYWGGNFENLKKLLVENKLKPTDIRFFLGYSGWETNQLIDELNIDSWFISENDYKNILTTNNESFWKNKLLQKGGKYKIWANAPSDIQMN; encoded by the coding sequence ATGGTTGCACTAAAACCCAAAAAAGGTAGGTTGTTAATTGCTGAACCTACTATTTTAAACGATAGTTCGTTTAAACGAACTATTATTTTACTAACTGAACATACCTCAAAAAGCTCTGTAGGGTTTATTTTAAACAGACCATTACAGCATACTTTAAACGACTTAGTACCTGAAATTGACTGTGATTTTAGAGTGTATCAAGGTGGTCCTGTTGAGCAAGATAACTTGTATTTTATACATAAGGTTCCTCAACTAATACCTAATAGTATTGAAGTTGCTAATGGTATTTATTGGGGTGGTAATTTTGAAAATTTAAAAAAACTGTTGGTTGAAAACAAGTTAAAACCAACAGATATTCGCTTCTTTTTAGGATATTCAGGATGGGAAACAAACCAATTAATTGATGAATTAAATATTGATTCTTGGTTTATTTCCGAAAATGATTACAAAAATATTTTAACAACTAATAACGAGAGCTTTTGGAAAAATAAGCTACTTCAAAAAGGCGGTAAATATAAAATTTGGGCAAATGCACCCAGTGATATTCAAATGAATTAA
- a CDS encoding PepSY domain-containing protein yields MTISIWRYSHLTLAISSFIFILTASITGIILAFEPISNQLKPYAIPTNQINLSQTISSLKKEYQEIITLEVTQNNFVIASVITKKGKNKRFYINPISGKKISNIIPKSKIYKWATNLHRSLFLKSTGRFLVGLFSFLLLLITITGSILIIKRQGGIKRFFSKVVKENFVQYYHVVIGRFALIPIIIITVTGVYLSLEKFNILPNTKIKHTFNSSSFTGFSSDKKSVKKIPIEDFATFKNIKLSELESIEFPFSDDNEDYFLLKLHSKELIIHQYSGKIISAKNISLTAILVDWSLFLHTGRGTIFWAIILLLTAISILFFSYSGFAIALKRKQKSLLPKNTIKKDAAEIIILVGSETGESFRNATSLYNALIISKKSVFIAHLNDYTSYKKAQHLLLLTSTYAEGKAPVNATNFLNLLQKITPENNIKYAVIGFGSLAYKNYCKFAIDIDNVLEKHPKFEKITALYKINNQDFLALKKWKLEWCQKTGIDLQLKLNIKKHKKQQQFSVVSKTLLNNDTCFLIRLKPIKKIKFTSGDLMAITPKKDGIKRLYSIGKIENDVLLSIKKHEFGVCSNLLFNIEKNTILEAKIEKNKAFQYPKKSKKVVLIANGTGIAPFLGMLNNSNETHLFWGGRTQESLKIYLPFLSGLNPKNIHISYSQENNKYVKQYVQDSIFKESDLIADTLKNNGCIMICGSVAMMNGVLKVLTQVTLQKLNTPIDKFNATYKQQIKTDCY; encoded by the coding sequence ATGACGATTTCAATTTGGAGGTATAGCCACTTAACTTTGGCTATATCTTCTTTTATTTTTATCCTTACCGCCTCGATTACAGGTATTATTTTAGCTTTTGAACCTATTTCAAATCAGTTAAAACCCTACGCAATACCTACCAATCAAATTAACCTTTCTCAAACAATATCATCTTTAAAAAAAGAATATCAAGAAATTATTACACTAGAGGTCACTCAAAATAACTTCGTTATTGCTTCGGTAATTACCAAAAAAGGGAAAAACAAACGCTTTTACATCAATCCTATTTCTGGTAAAAAAATAAGCAATATTATTCCAAAATCAAAGATTTATAAATGGGCTACAAACCTACACAGATCGTTGTTTTTAAAATCTACAGGGCGGTTTTTAGTTGGGCTATTCTCTTTCTTGCTACTTTTAATTACCATAACAGGAAGTATTTTAATTATTAAAAGACAAGGCGGAATTAAACGCTTTTTCAGCAAAGTTGTTAAGGAGAATTTTGTGCAATACTACCACGTAGTTATTGGGCGTTTTGCCTTAATCCCTATTATTATCATTACTGTTACAGGTGTGTATTTATCTTTAGAAAAATTTAATATTTTACCTAACACTAAAATTAAACACACCTTTAATTCGAGTAGTTTTACGGGGTTTTCTTCGGATAAAAAATCTGTTAAAAAAATTCCTATTGAAGATTTCGCTACTTTTAAAAACATCAAATTAAGTGAATTAGAAAGCATTGAATTTCCTTTTTCTGACGATAATGAAGATTATTTTTTATTAAAATTACACTCAAAAGAACTAATTATACATCAATATTCAGGTAAAATTATTAGCGCTAAAAACATCTCTTTAACAGCTATTTTAGTTGATTGGAGTTTATTTTTACACACAGGGCGTGGCACTATTTTTTGGGCGATTATTTTACTTTTAACAGCTATTTCTATTTTATTTTTTAGCTATTCAGGTTTTGCTATCGCCTTAAAAAGAAAGCAAAAAAGCCTGCTTCCTAAAAATACTATTAAAAAAGATGCTGCCGAAATTATCATCCTTGTAGGATCGGAAACTGGCGAATCTTTTAGAAATGCAACTTCTTTATATAATGCACTTATTATCAGTAAAAAATCAGTTTTTATAGCACATTTAAACGATTATACTTCCTATAAAAAGGCACAACATTTACTATTATTAACCTCCACCTATGCCGAAGGAAAAGCACCTGTAAATGCTACAAATTTTTTAAATTTATTACAAAAAATAACGCCTGAAAACAATATAAAATATGCCGTAATTGGTTTTGGTTCTTTGGCATATAAAAACTATTGTAAATTTGCCATTGATATTGATAATGTCCTTGAAAAGCATCCGAAATTTGAAAAAATAACAGCTCTTTATAAAATTAATAATCAAGATTTTTTAGCCTTAAAAAAATGGAAGTTAGAATGGTGTCAAAAAACAGGTATTGATTTACAGCTAAAATTAAACATAAAAAAACATAAAAAACAACAACAATTTTCGGTAGTTAGTAAAACCTTATTAAACAATGATACTTGTTTTTTAATCCGATTAAAACCTATTAAAAAGATAAAATTTACCTCGGGTGATTTAATGGCTATTACACCTAAAAAAGATGGTATTAAACGCTTATATTCTATTGGAAAAATAGAAAATGATGTTTTATTAAGTATCAAAAAACATGAATTTGGCGTGTGTTCTAATTTACTTTTCAATATTGAAAAAAACACAATTTTAGAAGCAAAAATAGAAAAAAATAAAGCATTTCAATATCCGAAGAAATCAAAAAAAGTTGTTTTAATTGCTAACGGAACAGGAATTGCACCCTTTTTAGGAATGTTAAATAACAGTAATGAAACACACTTATTTTGGGGCGGAAGAACGCAAGAATCCTTAAAAATATACCTACCTTTTTTATCGGGTTTAAACCCTAAAAACATTCACATTTCTTATTCGCAGGAAAATAATAAGTACGTAAAACAATATGTGCAAGACAGCATTTTTAAAGAATCCGATTTAATTGCCGATACCTTAAAAAATAATGGATGTATTATGATTTGTGGTTCTGTTGCCATGATGAATGGCGTTTTAAAAGTCTTAACTCAAGTTACTTTACAAAAATTAAATACTCCAATTGATAAATTTAATGCTACTTATAAGCAGCAAATTAAAACAGATTGCTATTAA
- a CDS encoding DUF2271 domain-containing protein: MKKVLIILSVAFGIMAFNTSDALTYKCMIQMKNYTGEGAYIIVSLLNPNGEYEKTLAVQGDDQEWYSDITEWWGFQGKVRTDIDAITGATISPGNRAITMLQIDSKKLDKGYKIRFESAVEDQEYYKNDIEFELTSENLKSKMEGKGFIRYIRMIAQ; the protein is encoded by the coding sequence ATGAAAAAAGTACTTATAATTTTAAGTGTAGCCTTCGGAATTATGGCGTTCAATACCTCGGATGCGCTGACCTATAAATGTATGATTCAAATGAAAAATTATACGGGTGAAGGTGCCTATATTATTGTTTCATTACTCAACCCAAACGGCGAATATGAAAAAACTTTAGCTGTTCAAGGCGATGACCAGGAATGGTATTCAGACATTACCGAGTGGTGGGGTTTTCAAGGAAAAGTTCGTACAGATATTGATGCCATTACAGGCGCAACTATTAGCCCAGGAAACAGAGCAATTACCATGCTTCAAATTGATAGCAAAAAACTAGATAAAGGCTATAAAATTAGGTTTGAATCGGCTGTTGAAGACCAAGAATATTATAAAAATGATATTGAATTTGAACTGACTTCAGAAAACTTAAAAAGTAAAATGGAAGGCAAAGGATTTATCCGATATATTCGCATGATTGCACAATAA
- a CDS encoding ankyrin repeat domain-containing protein, giving the protein MKLFKQFLLANFCCISTLVFSQNTNIFLQRNFWKTNPSIELINQKIQEKNNATALNSHGFDAVTYAILENVSNATIKYLLSLKGNGIEKLTHDKRTYVFWAAYKGNIGLVKHFIENNAKVNIKDSHHFSPLTFAAATGQTNIEIYNLFIKNGINIKNDFDENGANALLLAMPHFKNFKLIDFFISKGLSLKSEDNHGNGAFNYAAKKGNKTMLELLIKKGISYKGLNKNGGNAFLLASKGSRNGYNSLAFFKYLEGIGINPNISNIKGETPLHNLAYGNKDIAIFKYFLSKGIAVNKTDSQGNTALINAASRNSLAVIKLLASKTKNINQTNKKGESVLTKSLKNSPDIVAFLLKKDADISVIDTKGNSLNYHLFKTFNDKKEAEFEQKLTLLETKGLQVNQTQKDGNTLYHLAVQKQRLAMLKFIKKYKIDINAKNKKGLTALQEAVLIAKNSVIIKYLIAQGANKNVKTAFQETLYDLAAENEALKNTDINFLK; this is encoded by the coding sequence ATGAAATTATTTAAACAATTTTTATTAGCTAATTTTTGCTGTATCAGCACATTGGTTTTTTCTCAAAACACAAACATTTTTTTACAAAGAAATTTTTGGAAAACAAATCCTAGTATTGAACTGATAAATCAAAAAATACAAGAAAAAAATAACGCTACTGCATTAAATTCTCACGGATTTGATGCAGTTACTTACGCTATTTTAGAGAACGTTTCGAATGCTACAATCAAATATTTACTAAGCTTAAAAGGCAATGGCATTGAAAAACTTACACACGACAAAAGAACCTATGTTTTTTGGGCGGCTTATAAAGGAAATATTGGGTTGGTAAAGCATTTTATAGAGAATAACGCCAAAGTAAACATTAAAGATTCGCATCATTTTTCGCCCTTAACTTTTGCCGCTGCAACAGGGCAAACGAATATCGAAATTTATAATTTGTTTATCAAAAATGGGATTAATATTAAAAATGATTTTGATGAAAATGGTGCAAATGCACTTTTATTAGCCATGCCTCATTTTAAAAATTTTAAGCTAATCGATTTTTTTATCTCTAAAGGATTATCACTAAAAAGTGAAGATAATCACGGAAACGGAGCATTTAATTATGCTGCTAAAAAAGGAAATAAAACAATGCTTGAATTGCTGATAAAAAAAGGAATTTCTTATAAAGGATTAAATAAAAACGGCGGAAATGCGTTTTTACTAGCCTCAAAAGGTTCAAGAAATGGCTATAATTCACTTGCCTTTTTTAAGTATTTAGAAGGTATAGGAATTAATCCAAATATCAGTAATATAAAAGGGGAAACTCCGCTTCATAATTTGGCTTACGGTAATAAAGATATTGCTATTTTCAAGTACTTTTTAAGTAAAGGAATTGCTGTAAACAAAACAGATTCCCAAGGAAATACTGCCCTAATAAATGCTGCTAGTAGAAATTCGTTAGCGGTGATTAAATTGTTAGCTTCAAAAACTAAAAACATTAATCAAACCAATAAAAAAGGAGAATCGGTACTTACAAAATCATTAAAAAACAGCCCTGATATTGTAGCATTTTTACTGAAAAAAGATGCAGATATTTCTGTGATAGATACCAAAGGAAATAGTTTAAACTATCATTTATTCAAAACATTTAATGATAAAAAAGAAGCTGAATTTGAACAAAAATTAACCCTATTAGAAACAAAAGGTTTACAGGTTAATCAAACTCAAAAAGATGGAAATACGCTATATCATTTGGCAGTTCAAAAACAACGTTTAGCGATGTTAAAATTTATCAAAAAGTATAAAATTGATATCAATGCTAAAAACAAAAAAGGTTTAACAGCATTGCAAGAAGCTGTATTAATTGCTAAAAACAGCGTTATTATTAAGTATTTAATTGCCCAAGGTGCTAACAAAAATGTAAAAACGGCTTTTCAAGAAACACTATACGATTTAGCAGCAGAAAATGAAGCTTTAAAAAACACTGATATCAATTTTTTAAAATAA
- a CDS encoding DUF6607 family protein → MKNLLLGSLVLLFAVSANSQSKKTKDKEAIKKMCGCFEVTFNFAETFNNSKDSLYKPSKIKIDTALEWAELIEDENNKIAIQHLLQVGNPAKPHIVKHWRQDWVYQNQDFYMFNGDNNWVYENKTKASVKKQWTQKVYQVDDSPRYEGSGSWVHVDGKTYWESTTDAPLPRREYTKRSDYNVTERGNRHEITNYGWLHDQDNKKIIRKTGKKDVIVAYEKGYNTYVKVADSKCKPAQKWWKKNQGKWQIVRNKWSDIYAKNTNLSLEKKVKNKPLYKHLFSDKTTTDKDINNIIEAFVKK, encoded by the coding sequence ATGAAAAATTTATTACTGGGAAGTTTAGTACTTCTTTTCGCTGTTTCGGCAAATTCTCAAAGTAAAAAAACAAAAGATAAAGAGGCTATCAAAAAAATGTGTGGTTGTTTTGAAGTAACTTTTAATTTTGCAGAAACCTTTAATAATAGTAAAGATTCACTATACAAACCTTCGAAAATAAAAATTGATACTGCTTTAGAATGGGCGGAATTAATTGAAGATGAAAATAACAAAATTGCTATACAGCATTTATTACAAGTTGGAAACCCTGCAAAACCGCATATCGTAAAACATTGGCGACAAGATTGGGTATATCAAAACCAAGATTTTTATATGTTTAACGGTGATAATAATTGGGTATATGAAAATAAAACTAAAGCAAGTGTAAAAAAACAATGGACACAAAAAGTGTATCAAGTTGATGACAGCCCTCGCTATGAAGGTTCAGGGTCATGGGTACATGTTGATGGGAAAACTTACTGGGAAAGCACCACTGACGCACCTTTACCTCGTAGAGAATACACCAAAAGAAGTGATTATAATGTAACTGAAAGAGGAAACCGTCATGAAATTACAAACTACGGATGGTTGCACGATCAAGACAATAAAAAAATCATCAGAAAAACAGGTAAAAAAGATGTTATTGTAGCATACGAAAAAGGATATAACACCTATGTTAAAGTTGCCGATTCTAAATGTAAACCTGCACAAAAATGGTGGAAAAAAAATCAAGGAAAATGGCAGATAGTTAGAAATAAGTGGAGCGATATATATGCTAAAAACACCAATCTTTCTTTAGAGAAAAAAGTTAAAAATAAACCTTTATATAAACACTTGTTTTCTGACAAAACAACTACCGATAAAGATATAAATAACATTATTGAAGCCTTTGTTAAAAAATAA